In Zingiber officinale cultivar Zhangliang unplaced genomic scaffold, Zo_v1.1 ctg171, whole genome shotgun sequence, the following proteins share a genomic window:
- the LOC122036541 gene encoding uncharacterized protein LOC122036541 yields the protein MNYLGIRMVKFTAAARDSIDAVSAIHKRSKSDCEKRIKKDKLDALIQSFHHVSVDKEEDILAEMNKRSSPKYLIESSLKTEILQLEKCLKDQIVVRRALEKALQHDISYVDESSISCIPKPTKELIREIAMLELEVVHLEQHLLSLYRRAFEQQIPNAPHHAVEDETTRLLVPQSAPFPESASHDLSFREVASAVRGQEKNSRRIHRSHSSLVPRSVRSATGIPCAKNLARAFGACHTLPLSFLEHEQSFNSGVTSLAEHLGTTIKHHIPETPNRLSEDMVRSMCAIYCKLRDHHGVSSSPTSSFSSRTTFSPRYTRELWSPCRKRDAILDAWFDNSRCSERLKELSGPYSMMVEVSSICKASRRCSDIQEMLQSYKVLMQKLETVDLRTMNNEEKIAFWINIHNAMTMHSYLEHGIPGSNMKKASLATKNVYNVGRRMVNADTIQGFILGCRMHPPGQWLRALLSSRVKIKDNDEWKAFAIESSEPLIRFALCSGSHSDPAVRVYNPKRLFQLLQAAKMEYIHATVTIGKGRRILVPKILDYFARDSNLSSQELVEMIKCHLPESLRLIVDACQGSSSAKLIEWVPHNVSFRYLLPRDLGNLKSH from the exons ATGAATTATTTGG GAATTAGAATGGTGAAGTTCACAGCTGCAGCAAGAGACTCCATTGATGCAGTTTCTGCAATTCATAAGCGCTCAAAAAG TGATTGTGAAAAGAGAATCAAGAAAGATAAGCTGGATGCATTGATCCAATCATTTCATCATGTTAGTGTG GATAAAGAAGAAGACATTCTAGCTGAAATGAACAAAAGATCATCGCCAAAATATCTGATTGAAAGCTCTTTAAAGACAGAG ATCCTACAACTGGAAAAATGCCTCAAAGATCAGATTGTGGTACGCCGGGCACTCGAAAAAGCACTGCAGCACGACATTTCTTATGTTGATGAATCATCTATTAGTTGCATCCCAAAA CCAACAAAGGAACTAATAAGAGAGATTGCAATGTTAGAGTTAGAAGTTGTGCATTTGGAACAACATCTTCTATCCCTCTACCGGCGAGCATTTGAGCAACAAATACCCAATGCACCACACCATGCCGTCGAAGATGAAACTACGCGACTGCTAGTTCCACAATCAGCACCATTTCCAGAATCTGCCTCGCATGATCTGTCTTTTAGAGAAGTAGCATCGGCAGTTCGAGGTCAAGAGAAGAATAGCCGCAGAATTCACCGCAGCCATTCGTCGTTAGTGCCACGTTCAGTTCGTTCAGCTACAGGGATACCTTGTGCTAAAAATCTAGCTCGAGCGTTTGGGGCATGCCATACTCTACCACTGTCTTTCCTTGAA CATGAGCAAAGCTTCAATTCAGGGGTGACGAGCCTCGCAGAACACCTCGGAACTACAATCAAGCATCACATTCCTGAAACACCAAACAGACTCTCTGAAGACATGGTCAGGTCAATGTGTGCCATCTATTGCAAACTTAGGGACCATCATGGTGTTTCATCTTCACCTACCTCCTCCTTCTCGTCAAGGACCACTTTCTCTCCCCGTTATACCAGAGAATTGTGGAGTCCTTGTCGTAAGAGGGATGCAATTCTTGACGCCTGGTTTGACAATTCTAGATGTTCTGAAAGATTGAAGGAGTTAAGCGGACCTTACAGTATGATGGTAGAAGTGTCTTCCATTTGCAAGGCCAGTAGAAGGTGCAGTGATATCCAAGAAATGCTGCAAAGCTACAA AGTGCTTATGCAGAAACTGGAAACAGTTGACCTAAGAACGATGAACAACGAGGAAAAGATCGCATTCTGGATCAATATCCACAACGCAATGACGATGCAT TCATACTTGGAGCATGGGATTCCAGGAAGCAACATGAAAAAGGCTTCATTGGCCACCAAG AATGTGTACAATGTTGGCCGTCGAATGGTAAATGCTGATACTATACAGGGTTTCATACTCGGTTGCCGAATGCATCCTCCTGGGCAG TGGCTGAGGGCATTACTCTCCTCGAGAGTAAAGATCAAAGACAATGATGAATGGAAAGCCTTTGCCATTGAAAGCTCTGAACCTTTAATTCGCTTCGCACTTTGCTCAGGGAGCCATTCGGATCCTGCA GTTCGAGTGTACAACCCCAAGAGATTATTCCAACTGCTGCAGGCTGCAAAGATGGAGTACATCCATGCGACCGTGACGATTGGCAAGGGACGCAGGATTCTTGTGCCAAAGATCTTGGACTACTTCGCGAGGGACTCCAACTTGTCCTCCCAGGAACTGGTGGAGATGATCAAGTGCCATCTTCCTGAAAGTTTAAGGCTCATCGTCGACGCATGCCAGGGAAGCAGTTCTGCAAAACTCATCGAGTGGGTGCCACACAACGTCTCTTTCAGATACTTGTTGCCTAGGGACCTTGGAAATCTCAAGtctcattaa